The window CTCATTTTACCGGACTATTTGGACCGGCCCACAGGTTTCGAgttgaattgacatccctagtcgCCGAGCATGTTGGAGCATTTAAGCATCTTGAGTTTGGATAATTGCGCATATTGGGTTATGTCATTATCAGGGTAACTCCAAATCTTCAACCCAAATTAACCCAAAATCATTGAGTTTTTATGTGATCAACCCTATAAGGTGTCAAACTCATTATCTTTGTACGCGTTTGTGTCGAATCGAAAACTTGAAGCCCTATTGACAATGATAAGATACAATTTAAGTTGATACACATAATAACAACCTAAACCTGATATTACACAATAAAATCCTATGAAATATTACACGattaaaacataatataatacgATATATAACGATCGAATTATTGTGTCATCGGTTAAAGATGTGGGTGTCAATCCTCGTCAAGGGTGTGGGCGGCTGACTAGGCCTTTTATGTGTTGGGCCAAAGAAGACTTGGGTCACGATTGGGCTGAACAACTCTCacacatttattttgaaaataccTAAGcctctattttattctatgcGAATACcttagtattataaaatgttcaaTATAGTTAGTAGTATATCATATTTTCTGATATCACTTTTGAATGTACGGGATTAGCGTTTAGTTATAATTCTCTGCTTCTATTTCATTTATCATAACTATTCTCGTGTATATCGGagtaatacaaaatttaatctcctttcttctttcttttttttctgtgAATTGTATTGGCTAATTGAATATGGAGAACCTACTACAATCACGTGCTCTGCACGCGCGCAATCTGAAGGCATGGCTTGCTTCAGTGACACGTGTGTTTTCCTTAGTGGGTAGAATCTTGTAAGTGTGCAGCTGCTCcttattttcttcactttttatcTTATTCATTTTATGGAGTACATCATTTAGTCCAAAATGCATTTTTTGTACTACATTCCActtcataaataattcattaacGCCCCTCGAGTTTAAGGAAATATCACAACAGACCAGCCAAAATATCTAGCCTAATCAGTTCAGTAATATGAATATCTGGCAAATTATATGACTCATTATTCTGTTCAATCCAAGTTAATCCTTCCACAATCACATTAATCTTTTCCACTCTTTTTATTAGGAAATCTCATTGGGGATgtagacaaaaataattatattccatattttatgCATCCAAGTGcatgaaactatttttattaggagtactatatatttttaggcAAGAATGGCGTGGGAGCATAATCGGTTCTGGTAGAAAAActttttgtgaaaataatttctgtataatatttttcctGTTTTTCTACTATAAATACAAATCTTGGGTCCACAACTCTCTCACTTTCTCAGTATTCTCTGCTtgattctataaatatacctgTGGCTTGAGTAATTGGGATTAgtattattatgaataaattgtaaaaaaagCCCCCAAAATTCCTAAATATATCCATTGAATGCTACCTATTACAGGGATTCATTAgtcaacaaataaatacacaactTTATGgctatttttatcaataaagataggtaaatatttaaatgtgcTTCCTTTGGTCTTATTCCTAATTAATAGTGCATGTGTCACAGACTCGCAAGCAACCACATTCCAATTAATGTTATATTAATGACAATCTATTATATATTCTAATGTTATTAGAATAGAATAGAATAGAATCCGTATGACTTTCGGTCGCAGTTATACAAGAAGACTctttatatgttttttcaatatatatattagctttcttatttattgaaaataatatgattGACACATAAGCTTAGAAAGTGCAATCtttggaacaaaataaaaataaaaataaaataaaaataaaaataaaaataaaataaaaataaaaataaaagagcaCACTTGATTAATGTACACGTAAACTTGCATGCTGGCAaactttcaaataaaaaaaactgtggaaaaaatagaaataaatcttaaaaaaatccATAAGATCCAACATccatagaataataaaaaaaaggccGAATAAAAAGAGACggaatattaaaagaaaataaaatgttcaaAAAGTGCacaaaaatcaacaaacacaCATTGAGtgtgaaatatatatagaaggaGTGTGTGAAAAAGCAAGGTGAAgcactctctctttctctctcctcttccCTCCTCtcttctcactctctctcaaacCACCAAACCCCCTCTCGATCAAAAACCACCCTTCTCTCTACCTCACTCACAAACAATCACATGCTGCTATGTGTTTCTGTACCTACAGCGTATGCATAGCTCTGTAAATATCTATCTCCGCACACTGTTATGAAACATTTCTGTTGTATAGTGTAGATACTGTATATatttgtagagagagagagcgagAGCGTGTGTGTGTTGAGACAGTGTGCGATAAAAATATGGAGAGATACAGCGGGATCCAGGCAATGGAGGCAGTACCAGCGGATCCGGTGGCGGAATGGGCGGCAGTGGGCGGAGAAACCGGGCTCGAAGGTTGAATTTCATCTGAATTTCACTTGAATTTCACTCGAATTTTCCTGAATTGGGGGCGAGTTTTTGTAATGTTGAATTCGTGTGGGGTTTGCTTGTTTAATGCAGAGCCTATGTGGCAATTGGGCCTTGGTGGAGGGCCCGAATCCTACCCGGAGAGGCCCGATGAGCCCGATTGTATCTATTACTTGAGGACTGGTTTCTGTGGCTACGGCAATCGCTGCCGGTTCAATCATCCCCGGGATCGTGGCACGGTAAATTACGTTGATTTATCAAGCTATGATTGCTGTGATCATTTGGTAAAGAGCACGATTTAGTGGTGGTTTTGTGTAGATTTGATTCTAATTTGGGAAATTTATACTTTTCTTGTTTGGTTGGGGGGATCTATTCTGGTTTCTATCATATATCAGTTATAACTAGACTGGGGAAAGAATTTACATTGTGAATGATCGTATGAATAACACGGGTGAAAATTGAGTCTATTAGTTTGTCATGGTTTTGGTGAAGGCAATGTTGTGAATCGGGTACACAGGTATTCGGTAGAAATAGTAGTTTCCTATATcgatttgatttgatggtaAGTCCGGTAGAATTGGAGTCCATGTTGTGTCGATGAAGTTCATCGTTGTTATGATTATGATATAGAAATAGTATAAAGTAGGTAAAGATTTTTATTCACTGATCACCTCAATTTGGTGTATGCGcactattcattttttttctatcactGTTTTAGGCTATGGGAGCTCTCAGAGCTGGTGGAGGTGAGTACCCCGAACGTGTTGGCCAACCAATCTGTCAGGTATAATTTATAGATTGTgaaatttgtttataaattcacgtaaatggaaaaaaatatttaacatttACCAGATAAAAAATCTTCAAAGAAAATTTGATGTCAGTGAGGTGCAATGTGTAAAGTGTAAACTTTTTTTctaagatttaaaataaaggTGTTGATGAGGTCAGGCTGAATTTGTACTTTCTATATTGGAAAAGTGTATTTGCTATAACATGCTAATTTACTAAGTTTTCAGCTCATGCCTATTTAAGGGTTTTGAGCTGAATGGCAAGAAAAGGCCTCGAAGTTGGCTGAAATGCATGTGCGACATAATGCTCTAAAAGAAATTGTTAAGTActtaatttttgaaagattTCTAGCATTTATCCATGCGTTTGATCTCTGACATTAGCCAAAGTGATCTACAAACTATGATCCTACTGCAGTTTTTCTTTCCATCTGATATTGTCTAGCTTGCGTAAATTTCTCCGAGGTAGTTTTAGATGTTAAAGTGAATGCTGATAAATGTTTACGTACTCTTACCTCTCTCAGATTTCATCTTTATGTTGTCATgctataataaaaacaaagaaactTCTTGATTGCAGACTTCTATTTATCCTTTTCTCagttgaaaatttcaaatgatGATTCTAATGCAAATATCCTTTTTAGATACCAAATGATTCTGATTGCAGACCAGTAGaaatattttcaaccatttcTCAGTAGAAGCATCCTTTTTAGATGCTCGTGTATTTCATTTAAGCATTATATCTTCTTTGTGAAACTAATCGTTTTGTTCAATTCACGCCTTCACAATGGATTTGTAGTACTACATGCGCACAGGAATGTGTAAATTTGGTGGTTCATGCAAGTATCATCATCCAAAGCAAGGAGTTGGCTCTTCAGCTCCTGCAGCGCTGAATATTTATGGATATCCTCTGCGTCCGGTCTGCCTCTTTGGATTATATTCattcttatattttctattgcATTATCTTCGATTtgtttaaagaaaaatatatatcttgCTAGCTGTTTCATAGTCTTCCTTTGGCAGGGAGAAAAAGAATGTTCGTATTATGTAAAGACAGGGCAGTGCAAGTTTGGTGTCACCtgtaaatttcatcacccacaGCCGGCCGGGATACCAATGCCAGCCCCTCCTGGTCCTGGGTCTTTGACTGCCTCAGCAGCTATGCCAACACCAGCTATGTATCCAGCTGGACCTTCTCCTTCTGTTCATCAACCTTCCCAACAATATGGGGTTATTCAAGGCAACTGGCCAGTTGCCAGGCCTGCTATGCTTCAAGGCTCTTATGTTCCTGGAAGTTACGGTCATATGATCCTCCCCCCTGGAGTCGTTCCTATTCCTGGCTGGACTCCCTATCCGGTAGGTGTTGCCAACAGTATAATGTTTAATGTCCCTACTTTTATGCTAAATTCTGGAAGTACATGTACAGGCACCTGTTAGTCCCGCGGCTTCACCAAGTACTCAACAAACAATTGGTACAGCCCCGATCTATGGGATAACACAGTTGTCTCCTTCGGCTACTGCCTATACAGGGTCGTACCTTTCCGTTACATCTTCTGCTGGACCATCAAGTGGCAGTCAAAAAGAACAAGCATTTCCCGAAAGACCTGGCCAACCAGAATGTCAGTACTATATAAGGAATGGGGACTGTAAATTTGGAGCTACATGTAAATATCATCATCCACCAGAATGGAGTGCGTCAAGGACCAGTTATGTACTTAGCCCAATGGGTCTGCCACTACGCCCAGTAAGCATTCATTTATCTCGTGAAGTTTGCTGTGGTTTTTAATTGCTTACATACGGCATAATAAGATGATTGACCACAGTGTGGCTATGCCACTTTTCACAATTATTAACTTTTGCCTTTATTTGAAGCATCTGGGTGTTATATCCTTTTAGGTTGAAAAAAAtcttttgattatattttatttgggaGGTTTGTGTGATATTAACACTaccatttcttttgttttcttgatcTAGTAATACTTCAACAGAGGCTGTTGCTTCTGATAAACCAAAACCTGCATCTGGATGCTCGCATTAGTGCTCAGCCCCTTGCTCCAATATTACTCTGGAAGTCGAGTTGTATGAGTTTTGGTAGATTTGGAGGCTTCCAGCTCATAGAAATCTTTAGTTATACTTGCCTGCAGACTGTTATAAACCGATTGCAATAAATTGGACAAGTTTCTCTtattcctcttttttcttgattttgtcaATTCTTTGGCATGATCTGTTTTGCCTCAgtaaaatgttgttttttctttgttgtCAATTCTGTGGCATTCCTTGTTCAATTTGCATGATGGTAGGTGTAAGACACTTTTGATATCCTCCATTATGTAGAATATAATCAAGAATCATACCCGtgtttctaaatattgtacgCCATTTCTCAGGGTGCACCACTTTGTTCTCACTATGCACAAAATGGAGTGTGCAAATTTGGGCCCTCTTGCAAATTTGATCATCCTATGAGATCTTTGAGCTACAGCCCTTCTGCATCATCTCTGACCGACATGCCAGTTGCTCCTTACCCGGTGGGATCCACAACTGCAACTCTGGCTCcatcatcctcatcatcaGATCTAAGGCCTGAGCTGCTTTCTGGGTTCAGTAAAAACCTGCCCTCGTCACAAATTTCATCTATGAGCAGCTCAAGTGCATCAGTTGGTTCAATATTCTCAAATACTGGGGCTCTTCCTCAATCGTACGTTCAGCAGTCCGGCCAGGGCTCTGTATCTTCAAGTGGTGGCAGTAGTGCAAGTCATGGTGGTGAGACACACGCATCAAGCTGATGTGGAAGTGCGAGTCTAGCAACTTCCATAAAGCAAAGTTCAAGTTTTTGGTGCCAGCGACCTTCATCCTTTCAGGTCTTAGCACAACCTTTAGCTACTTCCATCATTGTTCATAAATATCACGTGGCCGCCCCCCTTTTGAAATAAGCCATACATAcccaaaaaatcatatttagcTTTTCAACTTAATCTTTCAATAACAAAAAGCCCAAATCCAACCCCCCCTTTAGCTTAATTCCCATCCCCTGCTCGAATTTTGGAGCTTGTTGTCTATTTATGCTATCTTTTCCGGAACGGGAAAGATGAGTCCTCACCATTCTCAAATCTGGACATAATTACTGTTTCTACACCCCTTTCATCCCAACTCGATCTTGGAGTGAGCATTGCTTCTTCTCCCCCTTTTTTGATTGGGGATCTTATTCTCGACCGATAAAACTTGTAGAAATACAGAGGAAATATAATGCTTCCTTTATATGTATGATTTGTAGTTATGTGGTGAATTATGAATTGTGCTTGAATGGTGCTTCACAAATTATCCATCAAAGAGTTCAGAGGAAATATTGTGTTTTACATGTATTTAGGTACATCATTGCACATTACAAACATATTTCTCTGTACAAATATTAGCAGGAAAAGTAGACAGCCTATTTTAGACTTTGCAGTAGATGTCTGAAAATATCATCTGCTTAGGAGTTAAGGTTGTACATTTTGAAAAGTACCATGCTTAATGAATTAGGTCATATTGCACATCAAACTAAAGGTCTTtatcacaaattttttatgttaattaaaaggatcttacattttttttgttagtcCAAGATCACTTAGTTTTCTAAAGCTGCATGTGTATTTATTTCGGTACGTATATTTGTAAACTATGcaaataaactaaacaaaCAAGATAGATATATGCCCATGCAAATATTATACCATTGGACttgcaaacaaaaaaaaagtgaatctTTAACATAAGACTTGCATAATTACCACTCAAAATAGAGACTGTCCCAAGTCAGCTGAATCCCCAAAACAAGGATAAAAAGATGAGCAACTTGCTGCAGAGTTATTGCTATTATTAGTTGCTGCATTACTCATCATTTGATCAAAATCTCCCCTATTCTCTTCCATATTATTGGGATTGTTAATCATTGCTGAGAGCTCACAAGAACTCAGCTCCCACTGCTGCTGGCTGTCCCACAATCCGTAGTCGAATTCTTGGTATGTAGAAACATCTGCTGACGCCGAATCAAAGAGGTTTTCTTGATAATTCTGTGATGAGAGAGAGTTTTCTTGATTCTTGCTTGAGTTGGTGTTAGGAGAAGGGTTCAAGTAGTTGTTTGGGACAATGCAATCCAAGTAGCCAGAGCTTGTGTCAGATTTGGACAAGTTGAAGAAACTTTCTTGATCATCATTGGGTGATGAAGATTCATGGGAATGACACGTGTTGTGGACCGGGCCCCGAGGAATGTCGAGGCTCGCAGTGTTGGTGGTGGCATGGTGTTTGGTAGTTTGTGGTGATGGCTGCAAGAAGGATTGGAGTTGAAAAGGGGTTAAGAGGGAGTGGAAAGTGGTTTGATCAGAGTAGATGAAGTTGGTTCTTGCTTGAGTGCCTTTGATGGAGAGGGCTGCCCTATCATAGGCCAGTGCAGCCTCTTGAGCAGTGTCAAAGGTGCCCAGCCAGTGCCTCTCCTTGGTGGTTGGGTCCCGAATCTCCGCCGCGTACCGGCCCCACGGACGCCGCCGCACGCCCAGGAACCGCCCCGGCTCCGCCTGTTTCTTGCGGCCCCGGCGGTCGCCTGGCTGCGCCGCTGCCGCCGTGTTGCGCTGGAGAAGGGTGAAGCCTGTGTCAGTGAGGATGGGCTCAAAGAGGGTGAAGGGTTTTTCATGGGAGGGTTTATGTGATGACATTTTTGTTGCAAGAAAATGGGAATgagtttttgtttgtgtttctttttgttttggtgGTGTGTTAATTGACCTCTCTTTTAAAGGCAGTGGTTTGGAGTGTTGGGAGGGTGGCCACATTGAGTGATTGAAAGACGACatcttttaataaattattactatttgatATAACttattggatttttttggAAGTACTTATTTGGATCACtagaaaaatagagaaaaaaagtgtCCTTTGCCTTTCCGGAGTATTAGATTTTTGATATTGACTAGGATTTCAAGATTCTATTCTCTTGACAAAGGGCCTTTCACCAAAATGTGTTGCATTATTTAAGCCACTTTAAAGCTCAAAAATCTTGAATGAAATGTgataatacatatattatactactGTGTATATATAGGGACACATTAAAATGCTAACTAAGATCGAATCAGGATCGCACGATTTTAATAAACGCCTAAAAAATGGACACATGGCatcttttgtttcttaaaGTGAATCTGCATGTATATAACAAATTGAatctctatttattaaaaaaaatatatatatatatacttattcAACGTAATCTGTATATAGTTCAAAATGGCTCAGATAAGTTATTAGCTGGGcagtatttttatatactttatgAGCATATATACTGATATACAGGTACTTGTACACACACAAGAACACGTCAGGTTGAGATTTTCGTCTTATAAGTATAACTTACGCAATGCcccataaattttatgataaatatcCAATGTCACATGGccaaattttttcttcttgataAGGTATTTCCATGATAGCTCTAATCCACATAATGTCATGGAAGAATGTTTGGATAGAAACACCAAATACTAAATAAAGACTTGTGATTTTATAAGATTAAATAAAGATTATCACAAACATGGGTTTTTTTGGCTGCATACGTTCTCGAGAGACtcaagaatttgaaattttaaggCACCAATTTTGTGTACTTTTGTTGAGATGTCACATGTGTTAATCCTCGTTCCatgcaattaatatataatcgTGTGATAATTCTGTCttgttcttcatttttcaaagGGGGCAGTTAGGGATCTTAATTCACCAAAATGATTAAtcccaataattaattaagtagcATAGTTTGAATTACTGTAATTAAGTAACTGGAATATGTTAGATTTCCTAGGCAAATGTGTGCAGTACGTGCAATGTATGTGGTTAATTTGTTTAAGTTTCTAGGAAATTACCTTGATATtacctataaaaaaaatttatacgaAAAAAATGCTCTTTATTGCTTAAAATGGTAGCAGTAAGTGTGAGCCCGATCCCGGAGAAGATCACCTACGGCAAATCCTGATCCATATGCTCTTTATTATGTTTGTGAGTACGTGTATTAGGAGATGGATCATGATTTGTCGTAGGTGATCCTTGCCTGATTGAtccacttttattcattttttactccctgctcttccgcaagagcacaacacccataTCCATACTCTTCCGCAAGAGCATGCTCAATGGTCCTATCTTTCtatcattcaatttaaaaacttcaattactaaaaacaattccacaatattaaaatggataaaaaataCTCGAAacactattacaaattactaaaaaattaaaaattacataattaaattcataaaattaaaacaccCACTACTCATGGCCGAATTTCTCCCAAATGTGTTTGATTAGGTCTTCTTGTAGCTCAATGTGGGCTTTGGTCTCGCGCATTGTAATCTTCTTTTGATCCTCTCGCGCACcgtcgtatgcacacctcggCATGGGGAGACcttgcggttgagcttccggcttcatcctcgtcGGAAAAGTTAGCCGCCCCCAGTCCTTCGTcagctataatcatgttgtgcaagataatacacatgtacatgatgtcggcaaTATTCTTTGTGTACCACAGTCGGGACGGGGtcttcacaatgttgaatcggGCTTGAAGGACcccaaaagctctttcgacgtctttcCAAGCAGCCTTTCGTGGGCTCCCTCCCGGTCACGAGGGATGTAGCAGCGATTTTATCTCGTTCATCAAGGAAGAGGGCCAGTGGCAGCGGCGACATAGGCGGCACAATATTGTTGATAATtgggtggcaaatcgtgcgtattgtgtcgttatcgtgttgACACGATAATAACATACACGAACACGACATGTTAAGAAAATtccaaacacgaacacgacccgctatcctcaaacacgaacatgacacgaaccactttgggtcaacacgacacgataacaacacatatatgacacgacacaataacgacactataataatattataatatattaatattatatctaatattaaattttaaattttaattttaaaattttaaaataaataaaaaataataatattataatatattaatattatttcttaaagtGTAACACGAACACTCTACGAAGTtttcgtgtcgacacgatgaGGACACAAACCCAATAAGCCTTGATAcatacccattaatttcgtgcgggttcgtgtcgtgttatcgtgtcgtgccaaaaattgtcagccctagtTGATAGTATTCTTGTTCTTTGCGCTCCGCTTCCGCAATGATCTCGTTCGGATCCGTTTCTGAATTTAGAGAGTGtttgagtgagagagaaagatgtAGGTGAgttgtatgaaaaaatatgagagaagtATGActgagagataatttgatgtaaaaaaatagatgataaatatgtgtatttatagatgattttgggatgaaaaaataaaaaaaaggtaataaaacaactatatttttgggaatccgaaaaaaatatatatttttattttttgggattattttctattttttttaaaaaaagaaaattccaACGGAAATTCTGTTGGAGAATTAGAGCCCCCACGTCGTCCTGCTCTTCGGCACGGtggtgctcttagctaagagcggGGCCGTGCCGTCGGTAAGAGCACAGCGGCAAGCAGGGGTCTCGCCGCGCCGACGGCACGACGCCTgttcttagctaagagcaccgATGCGAATGCATCCAAAAAgtataaattgaaaacaatTACTCCTGACATCGCAAAATGTCACAAAATTGTTgctaacataaataaattaaaaatacgtTTAATATTGGTAGATAGATTTATGTAGCATTATCATAAATTCGGCCatgaagtaaataaataattaaaaaagcaaATTTGGTGAGTCATGGAGCGGTGCCTTGTCTAATTAAAAGTGGCTTCAAAAAGGGACTGCAGTCAAAAGGGTAATCAAAGGcttaagagaaaaaagaatcaTGATAACAATTATTTAAAGAACAATTGATGAAACAAAGTGGGCCActtagttaaaaataaatatattaattattagttcTAAGGTTATATAGGTGAAGCTTTTAGCTTGTTTTTTAATGATTAGTTGATTAAGCATATCACATGCCAAAATGACATTGGAAACAACATTAAACCATATGTTATTACCAAAGGGTCAACCCCTTT is drawn from Salvia hispanica cultivar TCC Black 2014 chromosome 6, UniMelb_Shisp_WGS_1.0, whole genome shotgun sequence and contains these coding sequences:
- the LOC125196278 gene encoding zinc finger CCCH domain-containing protein 34-like isoform X1, with translation MERYSGIQAMEAVPADPVAEWAAVGGETGLEEPMWQLGLGGGPESYPERPDEPDCIYYLRTGFCGYGNRCRFNHPRDRGTAMGALRAGGGEYPERVGQPICQYYMRTGMCKFGGSCKYHHPKQGVGSSAPAALNIYGYPLRPGEKECSYYVKTGQCKFGVTCKFHHPQPAGIPMPAPPGPGSLTASAAMPTPAMYPAGPSPSVHQPSQQYGVIQGNWPVARPAMLQGSYVPGSYGHMILPPGVVPIPGWTPYPAPVSPAASPSTQQTIGTAPIYGITQLSPSATAYTGSYLSVTSSAGPSSGSQKEQAFPERPGQPECQYYIRNGDCKFGATCKYHHPPEWSASRTSYVLSPMGLPLRPGAPLCSHYAQNGVCKFGPSCKFDHPMRSLSYSPSASSLTDMPVAPYPVGSTTATLAPSSSSSDLRPELLSGFSKNLPSSQISSMSSSSASVGSIFSNTGALPQSYVQQSGQGSVSSSGGSSASHGGETHASS
- the LOC125196278 gene encoding zinc finger CCCH domain-containing protein 58-like isoform X2, with amino-acid sequence MERYSGIQAMEAVPADPVAEWAAVGGETGLEEPMWQLGLGGGPESYPERPDEPDCIYYLRTGFCGYGNRCRFNHPRDRGTAMGALRAGGGEYPERVGQPICQYYMRTGMCKFGGSCKYHHPKQGVGSSAPAALNIYGYPLRPGEKECSYYVKTGQCKFGVTCKFHHPQPAGIPMPAPPGPGSLTASAAMPTPAMYPAGPSPSVHQPSQQYGVIQGNWPVARPAMLQGSYVPGSYGHMILPPGVVPIPGWTPYPAPVSPAASPSTQQTIGTAPIYGITQLSPSATAYTGSYLSVTSSAGPSSGSQKEQAFPERPGQPECQYYIRNGDCKFGATCKYHHPPEWSASRTSYVLSPMGLPLRP
- the LOC125196279 gene encoding ethylene-responsive transcription factor ERF086-like, translating into MSSHKPSHEKPFTLFEPILTDTGFTLLQRNTAAAAQPGDRRGRKKQAEPGRFLGVRRRPWGRYAAEIRDPTTKERHWLGTFDTAQEAALAYDRAALSIKGTQARTNFIYSDQTTFHSLLTPFQLQSFLQPSPQTTKHHATTNTASLDIPRGPVHNTCHSHESSSPNDDQESFFNLSKSDTSSGYLDCIVPNNYLNPSPNTNSSKNQENSLSSQNYQENLFDSASADVSTYQEFDYGLWDSQQQWELSSCELSAMINNPNNMEENRGDFDQMMSNAATNNSNNSAASCSSFYPCFGDSADLGQSLF